A single genomic interval of uncultured Sphaerochaeta sp. harbors:
- a CDS encoding nucleoside kinase → MKSITVTIKQQHLELPTGSTVEDALVEAKVVESCKEQAYRENPYIGALVNHELHSCSRSLVADCTLEPVRLFGDMGKRMYRHSLCYLLCAAVSMLYPNRRLVIGHSLGDGYYFSFDDDLTLNSADIQVIEKAMHSLVGQNLPIEEVLLPYEKALSYFENNHHEQTAALLSTRNDPKVNLYRLQGYMDISYEPLLSKTGLMQVWELKPYQERGMLLRYPRSHNVIGLDPFVDNPLLFSIYREYKAWGSILNVQSLGQLNQMGNQNTVESFIRLAEALQQKKIASIADQIHLHSSVKAVLVAGPSSSGKTTFAHKLSIQLQVLGKKTIKISLDNYYLPPDHAPKDEEGKPDLEALEALDVARFQEDLANLFANKEVHLPLYDFKTLTRTYEEQPVHLDKRTILIIEGIHGMNPKLTASLDKELLFRVYISALTQLNLDDHNRISTTDNRIIRRMIRDNRTRGANATATLNMWPSVERGENRYIFPYQNNANVMINSALDYELGVLTTYAQPLLKMVKPSAGAAYETARRLLRFLEHVNPIPDTLVPEDSLLREFIGGSEFGVI, encoded by the coding sequence ATGAAGAGCATTACCGTAACCATCAAACAACAACATCTGGAACTCCCCACCGGATCCACCGTAGAAGATGCCTTGGTTGAGGCAAAGGTGGTCGAATCATGCAAAGAACAGGCCTATAGGGAAAACCCATATATCGGAGCCCTGGTAAACCATGAGCTTCACTCTTGCTCAAGGTCCTTGGTTGCTGATTGCACCCTTGAACCAGTACGGCTTTTTGGAGACATGGGAAAGAGGATGTACCGACACTCCCTCTGCTATCTTCTCTGTGCCGCTGTCTCCATGCTCTACCCCAATCGGAGATTGGTTATAGGTCACTCACTTGGTGATGGGTATTATTTCAGTTTTGACGATGACCTTACTTTGAACAGTGCAGATATACAAGTAATCGAGAAGGCCATGCACTCCCTGGTTGGGCAGAACCTCCCTATAGAGGAGGTCTTGCTCCCCTATGAGAAAGCACTCTCTTACTTTGAGAACAACCACCATGAACAGACTGCCGCCCTGCTCTCCACCCGCAATGACCCCAAGGTAAATCTCTATCGATTGCAAGGCTATATGGACATCTCATACGAACCTTTGCTCAGCAAGACAGGCCTGATGCAGGTCTGGGAGCTCAAGCCATATCAGGAGCGGGGGATGCTTCTCCGCTATCCACGTTCACACAATGTCATTGGACTTGACCCTTTCGTTGACAATCCACTGCTTTTCTCCATCTATCGGGAGTATAAGGCTTGGGGCTCCATTCTCAATGTCCAGTCATTGGGCCAGCTGAATCAGATGGGCAATCAGAACACGGTTGAGTCCTTCATTCGACTTGCTGAAGCATTGCAACAAAAGAAGATAGCAAGTATCGCCGACCAAATACACCTACATAGCAGTGTAAAAGCAGTTCTTGTCGCGGGGCCTTCCTCATCAGGCAAGACCACATTCGCTCACAAATTGTCAATCCAATTACAGGTCCTAGGCAAGAAAACCATCAAGATATCATTGGACAACTACTATCTTCCTCCAGATCATGCACCAAAGGATGAAGAGGGAAAGCCTGATCTTGAAGCTCTTGAGGCACTTGATGTTGCCCGCTTCCAAGAGGATTTGGCAAATCTATTTGCAAATAAGGAAGTACACTTACCGCTCTATGATTTCAAAACACTCACCCGTACCTATGAAGAGCAACCCGTACACCTGGATAAGCGAACCATTTTAATCATTGAGGGTATCCATGGTATGAATCCTAAGCTGACTGCTAGCTTGGACAAGGAGTTGCTCTTCAGGGTCTACATCTCGGCCTTGACCCAACTGAATCTCGATGACCATAACCGAATCAGCACCACGGACAACCGTATCATACGGCGTATGATCCGTGACAACAGAACCCGTGGAGCAAATGCGACAGCCACCTTGAATATGTGGCCTTCGGTGGAACGGGGAGAAAACAGATACATCTTCCCGTACCAGAACAATGCCAATGTCATGATCAATAGTGCATTGGACTATGAACTGGGGGTACTCACCACCTATGCACAACCGTTGCTGAAGATGGTGAAACCCTCTGCTGGTGCTGCCTATGAGACAGCCAGAAGATTGCTCAGGTTCTTGGAGCATGTCAATCCGATTCCCGATACCTTGGTACCCGAGGACTCCTTACTTAGGGAGTTCATTGGGGGAAGTGAATTCGGGGTTATTTGA
- a CDS encoding galactokinase, which translates to MDNIRKQHIKEYGDSPLVIAQVPGTCTLLGSYADACRGWSLVGTDHSSLYVAISYRDDQLVRLYNPTLNDRKRFSLNNIKYRKEDRWGNFLKAVFSVLASEGTDFTGMNITVEGSLLHADTQMVSTACSLGTCLALDALLGLKLSFSSQIRIAYQACTTFNNEVCSISDLLTMLNGKKETVLFYDLQHVTYKGLPFPFTNKNEEYVAIIVDSKISPNAMREEIRSKRKAIKHAFERLGEYKSGGFMRDFPESDLSGRVVPLDEEDRHICEYILMESRLANDAASLLTEKDAVPYGKMMNRVQAGLRDLLEVTCPEVDWLTKRAGELNGCLGSVQVANGFSGNIMVLLSKQALPSYIGRLEDYEHIFGFHPRWYVFEGSGPAKVVFQAH; encoded by the coding sequence ATGGACAACATCAGAAAACAACACATCAAGGAATACGGCGATTCTCCGCTGGTGATTGCGCAGGTACCTGGAACATGTACCTTGCTAGGTAGTTACGCGGACGCATGTCGAGGATGGTCCTTGGTGGGAACCGATCACTCCTCGCTGTATGTTGCTATCTCTTACCGGGATGACCAACTCGTGAGGCTGTATAACCCAACCCTCAATGACCGGAAGCGATTCTCCTTAAACAATATCAAGTATCGCAAGGAAGACCGATGGGGGAATTTCCTGAAAGCGGTGTTCTCGGTTCTTGCAAGCGAAGGGACTGATTTCACAGGTATGAATATAACTGTCGAAGGAAGCCTCCTCCATGCTGATACCCAGATGGTGAGTACTGCATGCTCGCTTGGGACCTGCCTTGCCCTTGATGCATTGCTTGGTCTTAAGCTGAGTTTTTCCTCCCAGATAAGAATCGCTTATCAGGCATGTACGACATTCAATAATGAAGTATGCTCAATCAGTGATCTTCTTACCATGCTCAATGGAAAGAAGGAGACCGTACTGTTCTATGATCTTCAGCATGTGACCTACAAGGGGTTGCCTTTTCCATTCACCAACAAGAATGAAGAGTATGTGGCAATCATCGTGGATAGCAAGATTTCCCCGAATGCGATGCGAGAAGAGATCAGAAGCAAGAGAAAAGCGATCAAACATGCATTTGAGAGGCTAGGTGAGTACAAGAGTGGTGGATTCATGCGGGACTTTCCTGAGAGTGACCTTTCTGGCCGTGTGGTGCCATTGGATGAGGAAGACCGCCACATCTGTGAGTATATCCTGATGGAATCCAGGCTCGCCAATGATGCCGCATCATTGCTCACTGAGAAGGATGCTGTACCCTATGGGAAGATGATGAATCGTGTCCAGGCTGGGCTCAGGGACCTTCTTGAAGTAACTTGCCCTGAGGTAGACTGGCTCACCAAGCGAGCTGGTGAACTTAATGGGTGCCTTGGATCGGTTCAGGTAGCAAACGGCTTCAGCGGCAATATCATGGTCCTCTTGAGTAAACAAGCACTTCCAAGTTATATTGGTCGTCTGGAGGACTACGAGCACATCTTTGGATTCCACCCTCGTTGGTATGTATTTGAGGGAAGCGGTCCTGCAAAGGTTGTGTTTCAAGCGCATTAA
- a CDS encoding aminotransferase class V-fold PLP-dependent enzyme codes for MEQKTIYLDNNATTPMHEDVIEAVHQANVLFGNASSMHSYGREAAMAIEESRKALASLIDCDPSSIVFTSGASESNNTVFNIFRERIDLGSKRNRIVTTTIEHPSINEFVKYLRNLGYKVDECPVDGSGRVDTEVMKTYLGEDVALVSVMAGNNEIGTIQPVKEIAQLAHEVGAYMHTDATQAIGKIPVSMRSWDVDYLSLSGHKFYGPKGIGVLAVKPKAPHTPLVHGGHQEGGKRAGTYNTASIVGIGVAAALAERDLEEESKKLWTLREKLRVGIEERIPNVVVNGNQEFCLPGTLDVSFPHAEGESILLYLDMEGIMVSTGSACASGSLEPSYVLLASGVDIELAHGSIRFSFGRYNTEEDVAYVLEKLPPIIKRLREMSTR; via the coding sequence ATGGAACAGAAAACCATTTACTTGGACAATAATGCGACCACACCCATGCATGAGGATGTAATCGAGGCTGTACACCAGGCCAATGTCCTCTTTGGGAATGCATCGAGCATGCATAGCTATGGTCGTGAAGCCGCTATGGCAATAGAAGAAAGCAGGAAAGCACTTGCCTCCTTGATTGATTGCGATCCATCATCGATTGTTTTCACCAGCGGGGCCAGTGAATCGAACAATACCGTCTTCAATATCTTTCGTGAGCGTATCGACCTAGGATCGAAACGTAACCGAATTGTGACCACAACCATCGAACACCCTTCGATCAACGAGTTTGTGAAGTATCTTAGGAATCTTGGGTACAAGGTTGATGAGTGTCCAGTTGATGGAAGTGGGCGGGTAGACACGGAAGTAATGAAGACCTATCTCGGTGAAGATGTAGCCTTGGTCTCTGTCATGGCAGGGAACAATGAGATTGGTACCATCCAACCGGTAAAGGAGATCGCCCAGCTTGCCCATGAGGTAGGGGCATATATGCATACCGATGCAACACAGGCGATCGGAAAAATCCCTGTCTCGATGCGCTCTTGGGACGTCGATTATCTCAGCCTTTCTGGACACAAGTTCTACGGGCCAAAAGGTATCGGAGTGTTGGCGGTAAAGCCAAAAGCACCACATACCCCTCTGGTCCATGGTGGCCATCAGGAGGGAGGAAAGAGAGCAGGAACCTATAATACAGCATCCATTGTTGGTATCGGGGTTGCTGCTGCTCTCGCTGAACGTGATCTTGAGGAAGAGAGCAAGAAACTTTGGACCCTCAGAGAGAAGTTAAGAGTGGGCATTGAGGAGCGTATTCCCAATGTGGTGGTAAACGGTAACCAAGAGTTCTGCCTTCCCGGAACCCTTGATGTGTCATTCCCTCATGCAGAAGGGGAATCGATATTGCTCTATCTCGACATGGAAGGAATAATGGTTTCCACAGGGAGTGCCTGCGCAAGTGGGTCGCTTGAACCCAGTTACGTATTACTGGCCTCCGGAGTGGATATCGAGCTGGCCCACGGCTCAATACGATTTAGTTTCGGAAGATACAACACAGAAGAAGATGTTGCCTATGTACTGGAGAAACTACCGCCGATTATCAAGCGATTAAGGGAGATGTCCACACGATGA
- the rpmE gene encoding 50S ribosomal protein L31: MKDGIHPRYEMKEVRCSCGNVITTKTTAKNLEVEICSACHPFFTGTQKMVDTAGRIERFKKRYGMNN, translated from the coding sequence ATGAAAGATGGAATTCATCCCCGTTATGAAATGAAAGAAGTTCGTTGCTCATGTGGTAACGTAATCACGACCAAGACAACCGCAAAGAATCTTGAAGTTGAAATTTGCTCCGCTTGTCACCCATTCTTTACTGGAACCCAGAAGATGGTTGATACTGCCGGTCGTATCGAACGCTTCAAGAAGCGCTATGGCATGAACAACTAA
- a CDS encoding iron-sulfur cluster assembly scaffold protein — protein sequence MTNFMSQWVYTPVVKDHFMNPRNTWQEEENFQADGIGEVGSLACGDQMQVLIKVENDTIADLRWLTYGCASAIASTSMMSEMAIGMSLEEAYNLSPDMITEALGGLPEHKFHCSVLGDKALRAAIDDYLEKAGRDNPFKSNVAKTICECKGVTDVQIEDLVKRGEAKTLEQLQEITEFGTVCGKCKQQVSDLFDEFKHIYNV from the coding sequence ATGACCAACTTTATGAGTCAATGGGTCTACACCCCAGTGGTGAAAGACCATTTTATGAATCCCAGGAATACCTGGCAGGAAGAAGAAAATTTCCAGGCAGATGGAATCGGTGAAGTCGGTTCCTTGGCCTGTGGCGACCAGATGCAGGTTTTGATCAAGGTCGAGAATGATACCATAGCTGACCTGAGGTGGCTCACCTATGGGTGTGCCTCGGCAATCGCGAGCACCTCCATGATGAGTGAGATGGCAATAGGGATGAGTCTGGAGGAAGCCTACAACCTCTCTCCCGATATGATTACCGAAGCTCTTGGCGGACTCCCTGAACATAAGTTCCACTGTTCTGTTCTGGGAGATAAAGCACTCAGGGCTGCAATTGATGATTATCTTGAGAAAGCGGGACGTGACAATCCTTTCAAGAGTAATGTGGCAAAAACCATTTGTGAGTGCAAGGGAGTCACCGATGTACAGATTGAGGATCTTGTGAAGAGAGGGGAAGCAAAGACCCTGGAACAGCTGCAGGAGATTACCGAGTTTGGTACGGTCTGTGGCAAGTGCAAGCAACAGGTCAGTGATCTGTTTGATGAGTTCAAGCACATCTATAACGTATAA
- the surE gene encoding 5'/3'-nucleotidase SurE — translation MKILLTNDDGYQSEGLNTLSEALLRAGHEVWVCAPDAERSASSHSMTLREDITITEYGQNRYHCSGTPADCILYASKGKIFPEEPDLVISGINHGYNISTDILYSGTVGAAREAALTGLRSMAVSCARSEDGSYPFQRTADFVVQHLEEFYPLTSSECIININAPGEGNGKWKSGVLSYLDYHDAVQTKQQEKNRYYDTATVRFGTSVVLSMKGGVQPIQRCDTKGSDFQAVREGYISVTAISILPPVHTVSQTKLELLSKGESCG, via the coding sequence ATGAAGATACTACTGACAAATGATGATGGATATCAAAGTGAAGGACTGAACACACTCAGTGAGGCTCTGTTGCGAGCTGGTCATGAGGTGTGGGTATGTGCTCCCGATGCAGAGAGAAGTGCGAGTAGCCACTCAATGACGCTTCGTGAAGATATTACCATCACTGAATACGGTCAGAACCGGTATCATTGCAGTGGGACTCCAGCAGATTGCATCCTCTATGCTTCAAAAGGCAAGATTTTCCCAGAAGAACCAGATTTGGTCATCAGTGGAATCAACCATGGCTATAATATTTCCACGGATATCCTGTACTCGGGTACTGTGGGAGCTGCCAGAGAGGCTGCTTTGACTGGATTGCGGTCCATGGCAGTCAGTTGTGCAAGAAGCGAGGATGGTTCTTACCCCTTCCAGCGTACTGCGGACTTTGTAGTACAACATCTTGAGGAATTTTATCCCCTCACGAGCAGTGAGTGCATCATCAATATCAATGCCCCTGGAGAGGGGAATGGAAAATGGAAGAGTGGAGTGTTGAGCTATCTCGACTACCATGATGCAGTACAGACAAAGCAACAAGAAAAAAACCGCTACTATGACACTGCAACAGTACGTTTTGGTACCTCTGTTGTGCTTTCTATGAAGGGTGGTGTGCAACCGATTCAGCGTTGTGACACCAAAGGTAGCGATTTTCAGGCCGTAAGAGAGGGCTATATCAGTGTTACTGCAATCTCCATCCTTCCCCCGGTTCATACGGTATCCCAGACCAAGCTTGAATTATTGAGCAAGGGGGAGAGTTGTGGGTAA
- a CDS encoding tagaturonate epimerase family protein: MEIYEERTLHIQRLESRLKSKVSVYEKSRTNLGSCTIAMIKAGEKRHLIASGSGPIFDELEGEAEQDCKICPLSHENRLVLNTYLPFTHPVANTTKRPSIGLGDRLGVATPGHIRALEGTSVFPIFAQQSIRELNFTNRTFNDVIDAASYAVFQEGYTYGFGADGDHLKKSEEIKKALEDGATMITLDSSEQIDPTIQNLDDEELLTRYEALDSEIREAYEGLYAEQEFSIGTSTLKLDLPTLRRDILTYHKALDFIQIIYEQHILHSERPIDFEISIDETDTPTDPKSHLFIAKELKRRHVIISTLAPRFVGEFQKGIDYIGDTAEFERQLVLHVAIAKQYRYRLSIHSGSDKFSIFPILGRTIKGSFHVKTAGTNWLEAVRLVAQKDPALYRRMHAHAINRFGDAKAFYHVTTDIGKIQELESMKDEDLPSYLSDDNARQLLHITYGYLLEDEDEEGKKLFKDAFFSLLSKEEEHYKQLLDTHISRHLSLLEFKK; this comes from the coding sequence ATGGAAATCTATGAAGAACGTACATTACATATCCAGCGTCTGGAGAGTCGGCTGAAAAGCAAGGTATCTGTATATGAAAAATCACGCACCAACCTTGGAAGTTGCACAATTGCCATGATCAAGGCAGGAGAGAAACGGCATCTCATCGCCTCTGGTTCTGGTCCAATATTCGACGAGCTGGAAGGGGAAGCAGAACAAGACTGCAAAATCTGCCCACTGAGCCATGAGAATCGCCTGGTCTTGAATACGTATCTGCCGTTTACACATCCGGTTGCAAACACAACCAAACGGCCTTCCATTGGCTTGGGAGACCGCCTCGGTGTGGCCACCCCTGGACATATCAGGGCACTGGAGGGCACTTCGGTCTTCCCCATTTTTGCACAACAGAGCATCAGGGAATTGAACTTCACCAACAGGACCTTCAATGATGTGATTGATGCCGCTTCATATGCAGTATTCCAAGAGGGGTACACCTATGGTTTTGGTGCCGATGGAGACCACTTGAAAAAAAGCGAGGAGATCAAGAAGGCCCTGGAGGACGGAGCTACCATGATCACCCTGGACTCATCAGAGCAGATAGACCCCACCATCCAGAACCTGGATGATGAGGAACTTCTAACACGCTATGAAGCATTGGACAGTGAGATACGGGAGGCTTATGAGGGTTTGTATGCGGAGCAGGAGTTTTCAATCGGAACCTCAACACTGAAGCTTGACCTCCCCACGTTAAGGCGCGATATCCTGACTTACCATAAAGCGCTCGATTTCATACAGATCATTTATGAACAGCATATATTGCACTCAGAGCGACCGATAGACTTTGAGATTTCCATTGACGAGACTGACACTCCAACCGACCCAAAGAGCCATCTTTTCATTGCGAAAGAACTCAAAAGGCGACATGTGATCATCTCAACCCTTGCTCCTCGGTTTGTAGGGGAATTCCAGAAGGGCATTGACTATATCGGGGACACGGCTGAATTCGAGAGACAACTGGTCTTGCATGTTGCTATTGCGAAGCAGTACCGCTACCGACTCAGCATCCACTCAGGCAGTGACAAATTTTCCATCTTTCCCATTCTAGGGCGGACTATCAAGGGAAGCTTTCACGTCAAGACAGCGGGTACCAATTGGCTTGAAGCGGTTCGCCTGGTCGCCCAGAAGGATCCCGCTCTCTATCGGAGGATGCATGCACATGCAATCAACCGTTTTGGCGATGCAAAGGCTTTCTATCATGTTACCACTGATATTGGAAAGATTCAGGAATTGGAGTCAATGAAAGATGAGGACCTACCCTCCTACCTCAGCGATGACAATGCCCGGCAGTTGCTTCATATCACCTACGGGTATCTTCTTGAGGATGAGGATGAAGAAGGAAAAAAACTGTTCAAGGATGCCTTCTTCAGCTTGCTCTCCAAGGAAGAAGAGCATTACAAACAATTACTCGATACACATATAAGCAGACATCTTTCCTTGCTTGAATTCAAGAAGTAA
- the rho gene encoding transcription termination factor Rho, protein MSSEELEFNEASVAVASEQESVKKPMRRVTRKKSPVGAKAPESTSDVAEQKVETQDAPEPKKRRGRPKKSESDKSTAKKTSSDSDQPQLELEDKQNSPAPEQEQITDTSRPPAQYKQEQKSQNQNPNQNHRKPYNNRNNRNSQNRNHSKGSYQKSQSFGSNRGGRPNHQEESSNDLHIEEHPEAPVLVLEDFTTLSIDELRKVGLDRGLNADTILDLRKQEIVAEILRLHTASGGVIVGTGTLEILPDGFGFLRSPSNSYLSGLEDVYVSPAQIKSLYLKTGDVVYGQVRTPRENERFFAILKILKVNGDEPITAKMRVPFDSLTPLFPDQRLKLETAEEDMSTRIIDMFCPIGKGQRSLIVAPPRTGKTVLLQKIANSISTNHPEVVLMVLLVDERPEEVTDMRRHVKGEVIASTFDEQASRHVQVAEMVIEKAKRLVEHKKDVVILLDSITRLARAYNQTVPASGKILSGGVDSNALHKPKRFFGAARNIEFGGSLTIVATGLIETGSRMDEVIFEEFKGTGNNEIILDRRLADKRLFPAINIKKSGTRREDLLLPSDEAARIWLMRNAVNDMDDQEMTPFLIDKIRKTKDNESFLRSINTGIPSNSAAY, encoded by the coding sequence ATGTCTTCCGAAGAATTAGAGTTTAATGAAGCCAGCGTGGCTGTTGCATCTGAGCAGGAATCTGTAAAGAAGCCGATGCGGCGAGTGACCCGAAAAAAGAGCCCTGTAGGAGCGAAAGCACCTGAAAGCACGAGTGATGTGGCTGAGCAGAAAGTGGAGACACAGGATGCTCCTGAGCCAAAAAAACGTCGAGGGAGACCAAAAAAGAGCGAATCTGACAAGAGTACAGCAAAAAAAACCTCTTCTGATTCTGACCAACCTCAACTCGAGTTGGAGGATAAACAGAATAGTCCTGCTCCCGAACAGGAGCAGATAACAGATACTTCTCGTCCTCCTGCACAATACAAACAGGAGCAGAAGAGCCAGAACCAAAACCCGAACCAGAACCATCGCAAACCCTATAACAATAGAAACAACCGAAATTCCCAGAACAGAAACCATTCAAAAGGGTCCTATCAAAAGAGCCAGAGCTTTGGTTCCAATAGGGGTGGACGGCCGAATCATCAAGAAGAATCTTCCAATGATTTACATATCGAGGAGCATCCTGAGGCTCCTGTCTTGGTGCTTGAAGATTTCACCACCCTGTCCATTGACGAACTTCGCAAGGTAGGTTTGGATCGTGGGCTGAATGCAGATACCATCCTTGACTTGCGCAAGCAGGAAATTGTTGCAGAAATTCTTCGCTTGCATACCGCAAGTGGCGGAGTGATTGTAGGAACAGGTACCTTGGAAATCCTTCCAGATGGATTTGGGTTCCTCCGTTCCCCCTCAAACAGTTATCTCTCAGGTTTGGAAGATGTCTACGTCTCTCCCGCCCAGATCAAGAGTCTCTATCTGAAGACCGGTGATGTGGTATATGGACAGGTCCGGACTCCACGTGAGAATGAACGGTTCTTTGCCATTTTGAAAATTTTGAAGGTAAATGGTGATGAGCCGATTACCGCAAAAATGCGCGTACCGTTTGATAGCCTGACTCCCTTGTTTCCTGACCAAAGACTTAAGCTGGAGACAGCTGAAGAGGATATGTCGACAAGAATTATCGATATGTTCTGCCCTATCGGAAAGGGCCAACGTTCCTTAATCGTTGCCCCTCCCCGTACAGGTAAGACAGTGCTTCTTCAGAAGATTGCAAACTCCATCAGTACGAATCATCCTGAAGTGGTCCTGATGGTCCTGCTGGTTGATGAACGCCCTGAGGAAGTCACTGACATGCGTCGCCATGTCAAGGGAGAGGTAATTGCCTCCACCTTTGACGAGCAAGCCAGCAGGCACGTGCAGGTAGCTGAGATGGTGATTGAGAAAGCAAAACGGCTCGTTGAACACAAGAAGGATGTTGTTATCCTTCTGGATTCAATTACCCGCCTTGCACGTGCCTATAACCAGACAGTTCCCGCAAGTGGTAAGATACTCAGTGGTGGTGTAGACTCGAATGCATTGCACAAACCAAAGAGATTCTTTGGTGCTGCGAGGAACATCGAATTCGGTGGCAGCCTTACCATTGTTGCCACTGGTTTAATCGAGACGGGTTCCAGAATGGATGAGGTTATCTTTGAAGAGTTCAAGGGAACTGGTAACAACGAAATCATCCTGGACCGTCGTCTTGCGGACAAGCGACTCTTCCCAGCGATCAATATCAAGAAGAGTGGGACCCGTCGTGAAGACCTGTTGTTGCCTTCTGATGAAGCTGCCAGAATATGGCTTATGCGTAATGCTGTCAATGATATGGACGACCAAGAGATGACTCCGTTCCTCATTGACAAAATTCGGAAGACAAAGGATAATGAGTCGTTCTTGCGTTCTATCAATACCGGTATTCCTTCGAATTCGGCAGCGTACTAG
- a CDS encoding nicotinamide-nucleotide amidohydrolase family protein → MTYTSAALFIIGTELTRGVIADRHTQVISSQLTQLGYRVDRMVLVPDDGTIGDVLRDCIDNCDLVVMTGGLGPTSDDMTRTIVANLAKVPLVRNQEAFDTLYARIGQRIWGANEQQTMIPEGFELIPNPLGTAPGFKGFIPDGGRQIACVAMPGPPREMNPMFFDQVIPWLAQLIGHDDFSRSEYSTFLIPESKLEELCKSISFNGMQWGTRYQDLKISLYLIDSSESDRTEMANRLRSLVGECLVVDGDVQPSSLLTSLLEERGETISTAESCTSGYIAKLLTDQAGSSAWFWGGVASYANEAKRHLLGVRDETLEQYGAVSEACVLEMAEGMRRVSGTDWALSVSGIAGPDGGTAEKPVGTVWFGFASKTRESAAVQVHISSYGRDSVRRRASVMALILASQYIKGACLLDTVKKWQYI, encoded by the coding sequence ATGACCTATACCAGTGCTGCACTCTTTATCATTGGAACCGAATTGACTCGGGGGGTCATTGCTGACCGCCATACCCAAGTCATCTCAAGTCAGTTGACCCAGTTGGGGTATCGTGTTGATCGGATGGTGCTTGTCCCTGATGATGGTACCATCGGAGATGTCCTAAGGGACTGCATCGATAATTGTGATCTGGTAGTGATGACTGGAGGGCTTGGGCCAACCAGTGACGATATGACTCGTACCATTGTTGCCAATCTTGCCAAGGTTCCCCTGGTCCGTAACCAGGAAGCATTCGATACCTTGTATGCACGAATTGGACAGCGGATCTGGGGTGCCAACGAGCAACAGACCATGATCCCTGAGGGCTTTGAGCTCATTCCAAACCCTTTAGGGACAGCCCCTGGTTTCAAAGGTTTCATCCCCGATGGAGGACGACAGATTGCCTGTGTTGCAATGCCAGGTCCTCCTAGGGAGATGAATCCCATGTTCTTTGACCAGGTAATCCCCTGGCTTGCCCAATTGATAGGGCATGACGATTTCTCTCGTAGCGAGTATTCTACATTCCTTATCCCTGAATCCAAACTGGAAGAGCTCTGCAAATCCATTTCCTTCAACGGGATGCAGTGGGGTACCCGGTACCAGGATCTAAAGATAAGCTTGTATCTCATTGATAGCAGTGAATCTGACCGAACAGAGATGGCAAACCGTCTTCGGTCACTGGTAGGGGAGTGTCTGGTGGTGGATGGGGACGTCCAGCCTTCTAGCTTGCTCACTTCGTTGCTTGAGGAACGAGGAGAAACGATAAGCACAGCTGAGAGCTGTACTTCCGGTTACATTGCAAAGCTACTCACCGACCAGGCTGGTAGTTCTGCATGGTTCTGGGGAGGGGTTGCAAGCTATGCGAATGAGGCAAAGAGGCACTTGCTTGGTGTGCGAGATGAGACCCTGGAGCAATATGGGGCAGTCAGTGAAGCATGCGTTCTGGAGATGGCTGAAGGAATGAGGCGTGTCTCGGGAACTGATTGGGCACTCTCTGTAAGTGGTATTGCCGGACCCGATGGAGGGACAGCTGAAAAGCCGGTAGGAACTGTATGGTTTGGCTTTGCCTCAAAAACTCGTGAGAGTGCAGCGGTACAAGTACATATCTCATCCTACGGGAGAGATTCGGTAAGAAGAAGAGCCTCGGTAATGGCATTAATTCTTGCAAGCCAATACATCAAAGGAGCCTGCTTGCTTGACACTGTTAAGAAGTGGCAATATATTTAA